One Natrinema longum genomic window carries:
- a CDS encoding M42 family metallopeptidase yields MTSAPFDWDLLKALTETSGVPGYEDRVRDLVVRELEESVDRVRTDAMGNVVGTLEGDSEYSVAVAAHMDEIGFMVRHVRGDEDGYGFVELDALGGWDARVLKAQRVTIHAEDGDVPAVIGSPPPHTLDDERKEKTPEVEDVVVDPGLPYEELDDRVTRGDLVTTCQTTERVGETITGKALDDRVCLLAMLEAARELTNPAVTIHFCATVQEEVGLRGARALGVDIDPDLALAMDVTVANDIPGFDDGEHVTELGEGTAIKLKDSSVITNPKLHGRLQSLAEEEGIEYQLEILPSGGTDTAGFQQAAGAKPVGAISVPTRYLHTVTETAHVDDVAATIDLLEAFLATEDGQYEYTL; encoded by the coding sequence ATGACATCCGCTCCCTTCGATTGGGATCTCCTGAAAGCATTGACGGAGACCAGTGGCGTCCCCGGCTACGAGGACCGCGTTCGCGACCTCGTCGTTCGGGAACTCGAGGAATCGGTCGACCGCGTGCGAACCGACGCGATGGGGAACGTCGTCGGGACCCTCGAGGGTGACAGCGAGTATTCGGTGGCCGTCGCCGCACACATGGACGAGATCGGCTTTATGGTCCGTCACGTTCGCGGGGACGAAGACGGCTACGGCTTCGTCGAACTCGATGCGCTCGGGGGCTGGGACGCACGCGTTCTCAAGGCCCAACGCGTGACCATCCACGCCGAAGACGGAGACGTTCCGGCCGTCATCGGCTCGCCGCCGCCCCACACGCTCGACGACGAGCGAAAAGAGAAGACGCCCGAGGTCGAGGACGTCGTGGTCGATCCCGGCCTCCCCTACGAGGAACTCGACGACCGCGTTACCCGCGGTGACCTCGTCACGACGTGCCAGACGACCGAACGCGTCGGCGAGACCATCACCGGGAAAGCGCTCGACGATCGGGTCTGTCTGCTCGCGATGCTCGAGGCCGCCCGCGAACTGACGAACCCGGCGGTAACGATCCACTTCTGTGCGACCGTCCAGGAGGAGGTCGGACTCCGGGGTGCACGCGCCCTCGGCGTCGATATCGACCCCGACCTCGCGCTCGCGATGGACGTCACCGTCGCCAACGACATCCCCGGCTTCGACGACGGCGAACACGTGACGGAACTCGGCGAGGGCACCGCGATCAAGCTCAAAGACTCGAGCGTCATCACGAACCCGAAACTCCACGGCCGCCTCCAGTCGCTCGCCGAGGAGGAAGGGATCGAGTACCAACTCGAGATCCTGCCGTCGGGTGGTACCGACACCGCCGGCTTCCAGCAGGCGGCCGGCGCGAAACCGGTCGGCGCGATTTCGGTCCCGACGCGGTACCTCCACACCGTGACCGAAACCGCCCACGTCGACGACGTCGCGGCGACGATCGACCTGCTCGAGGCCTTCCTCGCGACCGAAGACGGGCAGTACGAGTACACGCTGTAA
- a CDS encoding DUF7111 family protein, whose product MTDDRTADANGITATYDETETERVLAFDGNGGRTAAIAQNHEGYAMLKVRPTADGDELERYYGFDMALDHAGELLGVSPHELPIPDAAADMGM is encoded by the coding sequence ATGACCGACGACCGGACGGCCGACGCCAACGGCATCACGGCCACCTACGACGAAACGGAGACGGAACGGGTCCTCGCGTTCGACGGCAACGGAGGGCGGACAGCCGCGATCGCACAGAATCACGAGGGGTACGCGATGTTGAAAGTGCGGCCGACTGCGGACGGGGACGAACTCGAGCGCTACTACGGGTTCGACATGGCGCTCGATCACGCCGGGGAGCTGCTCGGCGTGTCGCCCCACGAACTGCCGATTCCGGATGCGGCCGCGGATATGGGGATGTGA
- a CDS encoding DUF3267 domain-containing protein: protein MSRSEPAAVRRPLAAFRLTRAVALQWLVVSGVGFFGFAYAFGHLLAWMRGTSLEPIVIAPSSPPTIAGWLAVSLGLLVCVVVPHELLHGVFMRRYGDSPRYGIGVSYFVLPYAYAETSGASYTRNQLLVALLAPFVGITVVGLAAMTVVPSPLLIVPLAANAAGSIGDLWMAAVLCQYPADVRVGDPPGGVRGFGIYGPDERSVSRLPGTRLLSRFLTGTVGTLVTVTAYALLVVFLSLAFGSGDVVLGDPDRGWLLFRHDRQPGGTAVLEIGDRTLIGTAVLGGLAWTVVGAVRRRLQGE from the coding sequence GTGAGCCGTTCGGAACCCGCCGCGGTCCGCCGCCCACTCGCCGCGTTTCGACTCACTCGAGCGGTCGCGCTCCAGTGGCTGGTCGTCTCCGGCGTGGGATTCTTCGGCTTTGCGTACGCCTTCGGACACCTCCTCGCCTGGATGCGTGGCACCTCGCTCGAGCCGATCGTGATCGCGCCGTCGTCGCCGCCGACGATCGCGGGCTGGTTGGCCGTCTCGCTTGGCCTGCTCGTTTGCGTGGTCGTCCCCCACGAACTGCTCCACGGCGTCTTCATGCGCAGGTACGGCGACAGTCCACGGTACGGCATCGGCGTCTCCTACTTCGTGTTGCCCTACGCCTACGCCGAAACCAGCGGGGCGAGCTACACCCGCAATCAGCTGCTCGTTGCCCTGCTTGCCCCGTTCGTGGGGATCACTGTCGTCGGGCTCGCCGCGATGACCGTCGTCCCCTCTCCCCTGTTGATCGTGCCGCTGGCGGCGAACGCGGCCGGCTCGATCGGCGATCTCTGGATGGCCGCCGTCCTCTGTCAGTATCCCGCCGACGTTCGCGTGGGCGACCCGCCCGGCGGCGTTCGCGGATTCGGGATCTACGGTCCGGACGAGCGGTCCGTGAGCCGCCTGCCGGGAACGAGGCTCCTGTCGCGGTTCCTGACCGGCACCGTCGGAACCCTCGTCACAGTCACAGCCTACGCCCTCCTGGTCGTGTTCCTCTCGCTTGCGTTCGGCTCCGGCGACGTCGTTCTCGGCGATCCGGATCGAGGCTGGCTGCTCTTCCGTCACGACCGCCAGCCCGGCGGCACCGCCGTCCTCGAGATCGGTGACCGCACCCTGATCGGCACGGCCGTCCTCGGTGGACTCGCGTGGACAGTCGTCGGGGCCGTCCGGCGACGACTCCAGGGCGAGTAG
- a CDS encoding DUF7410 domain-containing protein, which yields MSGDPRGHAPAVESVPEERFESDARGGHPPVRCPYCDRPFRRARYESLHRGLEHSERLSDRERAAAERAARTEQAAYRRVRLYALATLVSLYFGLLIVAAFVV from the coding sequence GTGTCCGGCGACCCGCGCGGCCACGCACCTGCGGTCGAGAGCGTCCCCGAAGAGCGATTCGAGAGCGATGCTCGCGGCGGTCACCCCCCCGTTCGGTGTCCGTACTGCGACCGCCCGTTTCGCCGGGCGCGATACGAGTCGCTTCACCGCGGCCTCGAGCACTCCGAGCGGCTCTCGGACCGTGAGCGTGCGGCTGCCGAGCGGGCCGCCCGGACGGAGCAGGCGGCGTATCGCCGCGTTCGACTGTATGCCCTCGCTACCCTCGTGTCGCTGTACTTCGGCCTGTTGATCGTCGCCGCGTTCGTCGTCTGA
- a CDS encoding SDR family oxidoreductase gives MTRTVLVAGAHGQVGQHVTKRLAERDDTARAMIREESQAEEMRELGGEPVVADLTEAVDHAVEGCDAVVFAAGSGGEDVYGIDRDGAISLIDAAIAADVDRFVMLSSMGADDPAAGPEPLRDYLIAKAEADEYLRHSELVATIVRPGELTTEPGTGEIRAGTGLELGSGDIPREDVARTLVAAIDFEPVFGETFEILSGDDPIEDALETVGSS, from the coding sequence ATGACCCGGACCGTACTCGTTGCCGGCGCTCACGGACAGGTCGGACAGCACGTGACGAAACGACTCGCCGAGCGTGACGACACCGCTCGAGCGATGATCCGAGAGGAATCCCAGGCCGAAGAGATGCGGGAGCTGGGCGGGGAGCCGGTCGTCGCGGACCTGACCGAAGCGGTCGATCACGCGGTCGAGGGTTGTGACGCGGTCGTCTTCGCGGCCGGCTCGGGCGGCGAGGACGTCTACGGCATCGATCGGGACGGTGCGATCAGCCTGATCGACGCCGCGATCGCGGCGGATGTCGACCGGTTCGTCATGCTCAGTTCGATGGGTGCCGACGACCCGGCGGCGGGACCCGAGCCGCTTCGGGACTACCTGATCGCCAAAGCCGAGGCCGACGAGTACCTTCGACACAGCGAGCTGGTCGCCACGATCGTCCGTCCGGGCGAGTTGACCACCGAGCCCGGCACCGGTGAGATTCGGGCCGGCACAGGGCTCGAGCTGGGATCAGGAGACATTCCCCGCGAAGACGTCGCGCGGACGCTCGTGGCCGCGATCGACTTCGAACCCGTCTTCGGCGAGACGTTCGAGATCCTGTCGGGCGACGACCCGATCGAGGACGCACTCGAGACCGTCGGCTCGAGCTGA
- a CDS encoding acyl-CoA dehydrogenase, producing MDFALSAEQQQIRDMVSEFVDEEVVPVAEEIDHDDEFPADLVSEMAELGLMGMPFPEEYGGAGLDYHSYAIGLEEIARGSGGLGTIVAAHTSLAGNMLYEFGDESQKEEFLTPVAAGEDIGAFALSEAGAGSDVPAMETTAEKDGDEYVINGGKLWISNGSVADTVTLFAKTDPDAGNKGISSFIVRPEEDDGFIVEGTEDKLGDKGCPTAELRFDDLRIPESRRLGEEGDGFVHALKTLNGGRITIAARGVGIARAAFEEARDYAGEREQFGQPIGEFQSIKHKLADMDTKIQAAKMLMHKAADKKIRGEDYIKDASQAKLYASEVSREVANEGIQIHGGYGYTKDFAAQRFYRDAKLNEIYEGTSEVLRNTIGDQLLEE from the coding sequence ATGGACTTTGCACTCTCGGCCGAGCAGCAACAGATTCGAGACATGGTGTCGGAGTTCGTCGACGAGGAGGTCGTCCCCGTCGCCGAGGAGATCGACCACGACGACGAGTTCCCCGCCGACCTCGTGAGCGAGATGGCCGAACTGGGGCTGATGGGGATGCCCTTCCCGGAGGAGTACGGCGGTGCCGGGCTGGACTATCACTCGTATGCGATCGGCCTCGAGGAGATCGCCCGCGGCTCGGGCGGGCTGGGGACGATCGTCGCCGCTCACACCTCGCTGGCGGGGAACATGCTCTACGAGTTCGGCGACGAGTCCCAGAAAGAGGAGTTCCTGACGCCCGTCGCCGCGGGGGAGGACATCGGTGCGTTCGCGCTCTCGGAGGCCGGTGCGGGCAGCGACGTGCCGGCGATGGAGACCACCGCCGAGAAAGACGGCGACGAGTACGTCATCAACGGCGGGAAGCTCTGGATCTCGAACGGCTCCGTGGCGGACACGGTCACGCTCTTTGCGAAGACGGACCCGGATGCGGGTAACAAGGGTATCTCCTCCTTTATCGTCCGCCCCGAGGAGGACGACGGCTTCATCGTCGAAGGCACCGAGGACAAACTCGGCGACAAGGGCTGTCCGACCGCCGAACTCCGATTCGACGACCTTCGGATCCCGGAATCGCGCCGGCTCGGTGAGGAAGGTGACGGCTTCGTCCACGCGCTGAAGACGCTCAACGGCGGTCGGATCACGATCGCCGCCCGCGGTGTCGGTATCGCCCGCGCGGCCTTCGAGGAGGCCCGCGACTACGCCGGCGAGCGCGAGCAGTTCGGCCAGCCCATCGGCGAGTTCCAGTCGATCAAGCACAAGCTCGCGGACATGGACACCAAGATCCAGGCCGCGAAGATGCTCATGCACAAGGCCGCGGACAAGAAGATCCGCGGCGAGGACTACATCAAGGACGCCTCGCAGGCGAAGCTCTACGCCTCGGAAGTCAGCCGCGAGGTCGCCAACGAGGGCATCCAGATCCACGGCGGCTACGGCTACACCAAGGACTTCGCCGCCCAGCGGTTCTACCGCGACGCCAAACTCAACGAGATCTACGAGGGAACCAGCGAGGTGCTGCGCAACACGATCGGCGATCAGTTGCTCGAGGAGTAG
- a CDS encoding heme o synthase, producing the protein MSTESFPRPIGTRRRFSALLAATALGVYLLLIVGATTSLTNAAASCSTWPGCHAPVDPLNQTELAIAWAHRLTAVVVGLLVATTAVAATLGDVSRRVRATLVVAAVLYVVQIGVGAVTATIGPAAIVPGLHLVLGLVIFSGIVLALAWDLELATGSEDDAIDSPDPIGEDVPAGAARTLPSSRLARARLTAFAYFKMMKPRLMWLLCLVAAAGMALAADPVLDTYTIVATLGGGVLAIGASGTFNHLLERDVDQKMSRTADRPLAVDLIPVRNALAFGLTLTAASLAAFLTINRLAAALGLAAILFYSVVYTLLLKPNTVQNTVIGGFAGALPALIGWAAVTNEIGWPALALAGVIFLWTPAHFYNLALAYGEDYARGGFPMMPVVRGRTVTRKHILYYIAATLVGTIALATITELGALYAATVVLFGGIFLWAAVRLHFEQTEVAAFRSFHASNAFLGAVLVAILVDALAF; encoded by the coding sequence GTGTCAACAGAGTCGTTTCCACGCCCGATCGGTACACGACGCCGCTTCTCCGCACTGCTTGCAGCGACCGCGCTGGGCGTCTATTTGCTGTTGATCGTCGGCGCGACGACATCGCTGACGAACGCGGCCGCGTCGTGTTCGACGTGGCCGGGCTGTCACGCGCCGGTCGATCCGCTGAACCAGACCGAACTCGCGATCGCGTGGGCCCACCGGCTCACTGCGGTCGTCGTCGGCCTGCTCGTCGCCACGACCGCCGTCGCCGCGACGCTCGGTGACGTCTCGCGTCGCGTCCGAGCGACGCTCGTCGTCGCCGCCGTGCTCTACGTCGTCCAGATCGGCGTCGGTGCCGTCACGGCGACGATCGGCCCCGCCGCGATCGTCCCTGGACTCCACCTCGTGCTCGGGCTCGTGATCTTCTCGGGGATCGTCCTCGCGCTGGCCTGGGACCTCGAGCTCGCGACCGGCAGCGAGGACGACGCCATCGACTCGCCGGACCCGATCGGGGAGGACGTCCCCGCTGGGGCCGCGCGGACCCTCCCTTCGAGTCGCCTGGCCCGCGCTCGGCTGACCGCGTTCGCGTACTTCAAGATGATGAAACCGCGGTTGATGTGGCTGCTCTGTCTCGTCGCCGCCGCCGGGATGGCCCTGGCCGCCGACCCGGTTCTCGACACGTACACCATCGTCGCGACGCTCGGCGGGGGCGTCCTCGCGATCGGTGCCTCCGGGACGTTCAACCACCTCCTCGAGCGCGACGTCGATCAGAAGATGTCACGAACGGCCGACCGTCCGCTCGCGGTCGATCTGATCCCCGTTCGGAACGCGCTCGCCTTCGGCCTCACGCTGACCGCGGCGTCGCTGGCTGCGTTCCTGACGATCAATCGCCTCGCCGCGGCACTCGGGCTGGCCGCAATCCTGTTTTACAGCGTCGTCTACACGCTCCTCCTCAAGCCGAACACCGTCCAGAACACGGTCATCGGCGGCTTCGCGGGCGCGCTACCCGCACTCATCGGCTGGGCCGCCGTCACGAACGAGATCGGCTGGCCGGCACTCGCCCTCGCGGGCGTCATCTTCCTGTGGACGCCGGCCCACTTCTACAACCTCGCGCTGGCCTACGGCGAGGATTACGCCCGCGGCGGCTTCCCCATGATGCCGGTCGTCCGCGGCAGGACCGTCACCAGAAAACACATCCTCTATTACATCGCCGCGACGCTCGTCGGCACGATCGCGCTGGCCACGATCACCGAACTCGGCGCGCTGTACGCGGCGACGGTCGTCCTCTTCGGGGGGATCTTCCTCTGGGCCGCCGTTCGCCTCCACTTCGAACAGACGGAGGTCGCGGCGTTCCGATCGTTCCACGCCTCCAACGCCTTCCTCGGGGCCGTGCTGGTCGCGATCCTCGTCGACGCGCTCGCGTTCTGA
- a CDS encoding thiolase C-terminal domain-containing protein: MSNVRVAGTGLTSFGNSPERTSRDLFAEASITAFEDSEVPREDVEAVLYGNFMGELSEHQGHQGPLMAEAAGVQAPATRYESACASSGTAVREAVTRIRNGENDVLLVGGAERMTNLGTAGATEALAIAADDLWEVRAGVTFPGAYALMARAYFEEFGGEREDLAHIAVKNHENALSNDKAQYQKAIDVSDVLEAPPVSEPLGLYDACPISDGASALVLTSESYADDHDLEAPVSITGTGQGGDRMALHDREHLARSPAAREAGEEAYADAGVDAGDVDLAEVHDCFTIAEVLALEALDLEPIGEGISAARDGRTTGDGETPINLSGGLKAKGHPVGATGASQIAEVTDLLAGEHPNSEYVDGATTGVAHNAGGTVASATVHVLEVSDR, from the coding sequence ATGAGTAACGTACGCGTTGCAGGCACAGGGCTGACCTCGTTCGGGAACAGCCCCGAACGGACGAGCCGAGATCTCTTTGCCGAAGCGAGCATCACCGCTTTCGAGGACAGCGAGGTTCCCCGCGAGGACGTCGAAGCGGTCCTCTACGGCAACTTCATGGGCGAACTTTCCGAACATCAGGGCCACCAGGGCCCCCTGATGGCCGAAGCGGCCGGCGTCCAGGCCCCGGCGACCCGCTACGAGTCCGCGTGTGCCTCGAGCGGGACTGCGGTCCGTGAGGCGGTCACACGGATCCGGAACGGCGAAAACGACGTCTTGCTCGTCGGCGGTGCGGAACGAATGACGAACCTCGGTACCGCGGGTGCGACCGAAGCGCTCGCGATCGCCGCGGACGACCTCTGGGAGGTACGGGCCGGCGTGACCTTCCCCGGCGCGTACGCGCTGATGGCCCGAGCGTACTTCGAGGAGTTCGGCGGCGAGCGCGAGGATCTGGCACACATCGCCGTCAAAAACCACGAAAACGCACTGAGCAACGACAAAGCCCAGTACCAGAAGGCGATCGACGTCTCTGACGTCCTCGAGGCACCGCCAGTTTCGGAACCGCTCGGACTCTACGACGCCTGCCCGATTTCCGACGGCGCGTCCGCGCTCGTGTTGACGAGCGAGTCCTACGCCGACGACCACGACCTCGAGGCACCGGTCTCGATCACCGGCACCGGACAGGGCGGCGACCGGATGGCGCTCCACGACCGCGAGCACCTCGCCCGCTCACCGGCCGCACGGGAGGCGGGCGAAGAGGCCTACGCCGACGCCGGTGTCGACGCCGGCGACGTGGACCTCGCGGAGGTCCACGACTGCTTTACCATCGCCGAAGTGCTCGCACTCGAGGCACTGGATCTGGAACCGATCGGCGAGGGAATCTCGGCGGCCCGTGACGGGCGGACGACTGGCGACGGCGAGACGCCGATCAACCTCTCGGGCGGGTTGAAAGCCAAAGGCCATCCGGTCGGCGCGACCGGTGCGTCACAGATCGCCGAAGTGACCGATCTACTGGCGGGTGAGCACCCCAACAGCGAGTACGTCGACGGTGCAACCACTGGCGTCGCCCACAACGCAGGTGGGACGGTCGCGAGCGCGACCGTTCACGTCCTGGAGGTGAGCGACCGATGA
- a CDS encoding PadR family transcriptional regulator: protein MTKWLRSGRRRDICLLLVAADDELRGQQLKSRLESHYDDRLEPKSFYGSLSALVDAGFVAKRTEGLHDVYALTDGGEQRVREHYEWVRECLEGE from the coding sequence ATGACCAAGTGGCTCCGGAGCGGCCGCCGCCGAGACATCTGTCTCCTGCTCGTGGCGGCGGACGACGAACTGCGCGGCCAACAGCTCAAATCCCGCCTCGAATCCCACTACGACGACCGGCTCGAGCCGAAGTCGTTCTACGGCTCGCTGTCGGCGCTCGTCGATGCCGGCTTCGTCGCGAAACGAACCGAGGGACTCCACGACGTGTACGCGCTGACCGACGGCGGGGAGCAGCGAGTTCGAGAGCACTACGAGTGGGTTCGGGAGTGTCTGGAGGGCGAGTGA
- a CDS encoding SLC13 family permease encodes MIHRLLGGLNRRISLFALATIGTVAIAAAPSPSGLSMTGQYALATMFFAGFLWVTGALPLAVTALTIPVLLTGTGVYDSMDAALVGFADHIIFLFLAGFMLANGIQKYDIDRRIALYSIAKMGSSPRRLIFAIMGVTAVLSMWVSNTATAAMMMPIAVGVLTQVLDRDDLASSDEQDRASDATETVADGGDVESTAAFTNLQISMLLGTAYAASVGGVGTIIGTPPNAILVGQLNAILDYEIGFADWFLVGFPIVVVTLPLVWFLLTYVLYPPEVPDVERARATAREQLEAEGDLDPRGKRMAAIFAVTAGLWMLGGLGDLFGPYLPDVWTTTVFGGEGMTVFGVEGHQGLLYYVMVGVAAVPALVLADTMEWEELVDIDWGTLLLFGGGISLANALADTGATEWIADTVFGGLVGAPILLVIGAVVLVVIFLTEMTSNSATTSIIVPILISLGSVFSATLGLTDFSTALFLSVAGAIAASFAFALPVATPPNAIVFGSGYVEQRHMLRAGLVLNAVMTVVLTAIIWFLFTFVWPHLLW; translated from the coding sequence ATGATACACCGACTCTTGGGTGGCCTAAACCGTCGAATATCCCTATTCGCCCTCGCAACGATCGGGACGGTAGCAATCGCGGCCGCACCGTCGCCGTCGGGACTATCGATGACGGGCCAGTACGCACTCGCGACGATGTTCTTCGCCGGGTTCCTCTGGGTCACCGGCGCACTACCGCTCGCGGTCACCGCCCTGACGATCCCCGTCTTGCTCACGGGGACCGGCGTCTACGACTCGATGGACGCGGCGCTCGTCGGATTCGCCGATCACATCATCTTCCTGTTCCTGGCCGGGTTCATGCTGGCCAACGGGATCCAGAAGTACGACATCGACCGTCGGATCGCGCTGTACTCCATCGCCAAGATGGGCAGTTCGCCGCGGCGGCTGATCTTCGCGATCATGGGCGTGACCGCCGTGTTGTCGATGTGGGTTTCCAACACCGCGACGGCCGCGATGATGATGCCGATCGCGGTCGGCGTTCTCACCCAGGTCCTCGATCGAGACGATCTCGCGTCCTCGGACGAGCAGGACCGGGCGAGCGACGCCACCGAAACGGTCGCCGACGGCGGTGACGTCGAGTCGACGGCCGCGTTTACGAACCTCCAGATCTCGATGCTGCTCGGGACCGCCTACGCCGCGAGCGTCGGCGGCGTCGGAACGATCATCGGCACGCCACCGAACGCGATCCTCGTCGGCCAGCTCAACGCCATTCTGGACTACGAGATCGGGTTCGCCGACTGGTTCCTCGTCGGGTTTCCGATCGTCGTCGTGACGTTGCCGCTGGTCTGGTTCCTCCTGACGTACGTACTGTACCCGCCCGAGGTGCCGGACGTCGAGCGGGCGCGAGCCACCGCCCGGGAACAACTCGAGGCCGAAGGGGACCTCGATCCCCGCGGGAAACGGATGGCGGCGATCTTCGCCGTGACGGCTGGGCTCTGGATGCTCGGCGGGCTGGGCGACCTCTTCGGGCCGTACCTCCCGGACGTCTGGACGACGACCGTGTTCGGCGGCGAGGGCATGACGGTCTTCGGTGTCGAGGGCCATCAGGGGCTGCTCTACTACGTCATGGTCGGCGTCGCGGCGGTCCCCGCGCTCGTCCTGGCCGACACGATGGAGTGGGAGGAACTGGTCGACATCGACTGGGGGACGCTGTTGCTGTTCGGCGGCGGCATCTCCCTCGCGAACGCGCTTGCGGACACGGGTGCGACGGAGTGGATCGCCGACACTGTGTTCGGCGGGCTCGTCGGCGCGCCCATTCTCCTCGTCATCGGCGCAGTCGTCCTGGTGGTCATCTTCCTCACGGAGATGACGTCGAACTCCGCGACGACCAGCATCATCGTCCCCATTCTGATCAGCCTCGGGAGCGTCTTCTCGGCGACGCTCGGGCTGACGGACTTCTCGACCGCGCTCTTCCTCTCGGTCGCCGGTGCGATCGCCGCGAGCTTCGCCTTCGCGCTGCCGGTCGCGACGCCGCCCAACGCCATCGTCTTCGGCAGCGGGTACGTCGAACAGCGCCACATGCTCCGGGCGGGACTGGTCCTGAACGCGGTCATGACGGTCGTGCTGACGGCCATCATCTGGTTCCTGTTCACCTTCGTCTGGCCGCACCTGCTCTGGTGA
- a CDS encoding long-chain fatty acid--CoA ligase, with the protein MPAGTDQTLRPFLWRASKLYSDTEIVSRNHDGMQRYTYGEYEDRTSQLANALDEYGIEEGDRVGTFCWNHSRHFETYFAVPSIGAQLHTINPLLPDAHIQFIVDNADDELIFVDQSLAPKLAGAVADADDEFDGVDFVVMGSQPADDLEATPYESFIEGHETDYDWPDVDEEQPAGMCYTSGTTGNPKGVEYTQQMLWSHTMASQTPQGIPMADDDVVMPVVPMFHVNAWGMPFTATAGGAKQVFPGPSPEPEDLANLIENEGVTISAGVPTVWLGLMEYCSENDVDLSTLDTVIVGGSAAPKSMIEWFDTQGVEVLHAWGMTEMAPIGSVSHLKSDLQNADYDTQVEKRGKQGLVVPGLEFKVIDDDGEEIEWNGQEFGELWIRGPWVTTEYFKRPEANETDFEDGWLKTGDVVTVDEDGYIKIVDREKDVIKSGGEWISSVELENAIMAHDGVAEAAVVGVPHERWQERPVAFVVPAEGADRDALVAEINEMLADEYPKWWLPDEIEFIKEVPKTATGKFSKKDIREEYADQSLVEGQVPEDAAPDEN; encoded by the coding sequence ATGCCAGCAGGTACAGATCAAACGCTTCGGCCGTTCTTGTGGCGGGCAAGCAAGCTGTATTCCGATACGGAAATCGTCTCCCGGAATCACGACGGGATGCAACGATACACGTACGGTGAGTACGAGGATCGAACGAGCCAACTCGCGAACGCGCTCGACGAGTACGGGATCGAGGAGGGTGACCGGGTCGGGACCTTCTGTTGGAATCACTCCCGTCACTTCGAGACGTACTTCGCCGTGCCATCGATCGGGGCACAGCTCCATACGATCAACCCACTGCTCCCCGACGCACACATTCAGTTCATCGTCGACAACGCCGACGACGAACTGATCTTCGTCGACCAGTCGCTCGCACCGAAACTCGCGGGTGCCGTCGCCGACGCCGACGACGAGTTCGACGGCGTCGACTTCGTCGTCATGGGCAGCCAGCCGGCCGACGACCTCGAGGCGACGCCCTACGAGTCGTTCATCGAGGGCCACGAGACCGACTACGACTGGCCCGACGTCGACGAGGAACAGCCCGCGGGGATGTGTTACACCTCGGGGACGACCGGCAACCCGAAAGGAGTCGAATACACCCAGCAGATGCTCTGGAGCCACACGATGGCCTCCCAGACGCCACAGGGGATCCCGATGGCCGACGACGACGTCGTCATGCCCGTGGTGCCGATGTTCCACGTCAACGCCTGGGGGATGCCGTTTACGGCGACCGCCGGCGGGGCCAAACAGGTCTTCCCCGGCCCCTCTCCCGAGCCCGAAGACCTCGCGAACCTCATCGAAAACGAGGGCGTGACGATCAGCGCGGGCGTCCCGACCGTCTGGCTGGGACTGATGGAGTACTGCTCGGAGAACGACGTCGACCTCTCGACGCTCGATACCGTCATCGTCGGCGGCTCGGCGGCACCGAAATCGATGATCGAGTGGTTCGACACCCAGGGCGTCGAGGTGCTTCACGCCTGGGGGATGACCGAGATGGCTCCGATCGGCTCGGTCTCGCACCTCAAGTCCGACCTGCAGAACGCGGACTACGACACGCAGGTCGAAAAGCGGGGCAAGCAAGGGCTGGTCGTTCCCGGTCTCGAGTTCAAGGTCATCGACGACGACGGCGAGGAGATCGAGTGGAACGGACAGGAGTTCGGCGAACTGTGGATCCGCGGGCCGTGGGTGACGACGGAGTACTTCAAGCGCCCCGAGGCCAACGAGACGGACTTCGAGGACGGCTGGCTCAAGACCGGCGACGTCGTCACCGTCGACGAGGACGGCTACATCAAGATCGTCGACCGCGAGAAGGACGTGATCAAGTCCGGCGGCGAGTGGATCTCCTCGGTCGAACTCGAGAACGCGATCATGGCCCACGACGGCGTCGCCGAGGCGGCCGTCGTCGGCGTGCCCCACGAGCGCTGGCAGGAGCGACCGGTCGCGTTCGTCGTTCCCGCCGAGGGTGCCGATCGGGACGCGCTCGTCGCCGAGATCAACGAGATGCTCGCCGACGAGTACCCCAAGTGGTGGCTCCCGGACGAGATCGAGTTCATCAAGGAAGTGCCCAAGACGGCGACGGGCAAGTTCTCGAAGAAGGACATCCGCGAGGAGTACGCCGACCAGTCCCTCGTCGAGGGGCAGGTTCCGGAAGACGCCGCGCCGGACGAGAACTGA